The nucleotide sequence CCGGCTCGGCGGCCGGGCGCGGCAACGCCGGTTCGAAAGGCGGCCGGGCGGCCGGCGCCTCCGCCCCATCGTCCGGGCGGTGGAACGGCGGCGAAGCGGCGTCGTCCGGCTCCGGCTCCTTTCGGGACGGGATCGGCACCTCGACGACCCTGGGCAGCGCCGGCGGCTCGCTGTCGCGGCTGAGCTTGGGCAACAGGCCAAGCAGTCCGGCGCGGCCGTGGGCCGGCTCGGCGGCCGGCCGTGGCGCTTGTCCCACCGCCGGCTCGTGCCGCGGCGGCGCGTCGTCCGCGATCGGGGTCATCACGCGAGGTTCGGACAGGGCGGGGTCCGGCTCCGCCGCGGGCGCCGGCTCCCGCCACACCGTCTGCACGAAGCGCACCCCCTCCTCCTTGAGGATGCGCTGGACGCCGCGGATGGTGTAGCCCTCGCCGTAAAGCAGGTGGCGGATGCCGCGCAGCAACTCGACGTCGTCGGGACGGTAATAGCGCCGGCCGCCGCCGCGCTTGAGCGGCTTGATCTGCGAAAAGCGCGTTTCCCAGAACCGCAGCACGTGCTGCGGCAGGTCGAGGTCGTCGGCCACCTCGCTGATGGTTCGGAAGGCGCCCGGTTCCTTGTCCACGTCACCCCCTCGTCACGCGGTTCGAGGGAATCATCGACCTGCCGCTCGCCGCAGACAGTCCATCATACGGATTTTGCGCTTGTTGTGATCCCGATTCCGGTTTCGGGGCGAACTGCCTGTTCAGCCGGGACATTTCCCGCTCTCGCCGGTCGCGGCGGCCTTGCGCGCAGCCGGCGCCGGGGTGGGCAAGGCGCGCGCGGCGGCGCTGGGAAAGTGAA is from Blastochloris viridis and encodes:
- a CDS encoding MerR family transcriptional regulator; translation: MDKEPGAFRTISEVADDLDLPQHVLRFWETRFSQIKPLKRGGGRRYYRPDDVELLRGIRHLLYGEGYTIRGVQRILKEEGVRFVQTVWREPAPAAEPDPALSEPRVMTPIADDAPPRHEPAVGQAPRPAAEPAHGRAGLLGLLPKLSRDSEPPALPRVVEVPIPSRKEPEPDDAASPPFHRPDDGAEAPAARPPFEPALPRPAAEPAPHVLPLNAQPEAAPGQRRLARDTVRRLQTTLRELQECRRILDDALVAGREP